The following is a genomic window from Mustela lutreola isolate mMusLut2 chromosome 5, mMusLut2.pri, whole genome shotgun sequence.
AAGCTGCGTTCTCTAAAGGATCAGAGTCCTTGATCTCTTCATTCCGtcatgaagatgaaaagaaaatttatgttGATTCTCCACAAAAGGCCACATCTGGCACCAACCACATAGCTTCCTCTTTTGCAAGTAATGACACAGCAGAACAGGAAATACAGCTCAGTCCTCCTGAGTCAGTGCCACAACAGCCAGGTGATGAAGCAAAACTCTGTGAAATGGAGCCGTCCTCTCTCACACCTGATACATCTACACCTGGGTTTTTGGAAACAGCAAAGGAAGAATTTGAGCCTGATTCACAAGAAATTGTGACTTCAGAGCATGAATCTTCAGTCTTACCACCTTTAGTGGATGAGGTAAAGAAGGAAGATGTGTATTCTGTTGACCATTCCATTTCACTGGAGGCAGAAAAGGATTCTCTGGAAATAGGTGCACCAGGTCTGGCAGCATCCATCGAGGAAGATTTTGGCCCAGAGATGGAAGAGCTGGACCTGACTTCACCAGAAAGGGCAGAACCAGTCTCTGAACAACAAAACCCTCCTCATCTTGACATCAAaggaatggaagaagaaaatgtaCCTGAGCCAACCATTTCTCTTTCTGAATCTCTAGTGTTAGATGAACCAAAGAAAGAAGTTGAAACTTCTCTGCCGAGAGCTGCTACACCTGAACCCAAAGATTCTAATTTAGCGGAAGAAGAGGTCATAGAACTTGAATACCCAGAGAGTCCATCTATTTCCAAGAAGCCCTTCTCGCCGTATTTGGCCCCTGAAGTGGAGCAGAAAGAAGAGATCCTTTTACCATCACTGAAAACATCCACCAGGAGTGACCATGTCACTTCatctgaagaagaaagagaggaaaatgaatCTGTTTCTACTGATTCTGCTTTTGTATCAGAGTATTCAGTCCCACAGGATTTGAACCATGAACTAGAGAAGCAAGAAGTTGAGCTAGTTTCTCAATCCACTATAAAAGGTATATCTGAACATCCAATTTTTTCAGAAGAAGAGAATGAGGAATTTGAGCCTTTGGCCTCTGCATCCGAGCGCTCTCTCTCACCATCCACAACTGAGCAGACTTCTGAATGCCAGTCCCCTCTCTTTTCTGCAGCTTTGTCAGAAAGCATAGGCCTGTCCGGAGAAGAGGCTTCAGAAAGTGGATGTTACACACCAGATTCCATATCTGCTTCTGAGTATTTAACTCCATCACAGGCAACAAAAGAGTCACCGATGAAAACAGTTGACCATAAATCCCCATTAAAATCAAAAGGTGTTTCTGAACACGTGATTCCatcagaggagaaagaagacacTGGACCATATTCCTTAGATGTGGCTTCTGCATCTGAGCGCTCTTTCTCACCATCCGCAGCTGAGCAGACTTCTGAATGCCAGGCCCCATTGTTTTCAACTGCTATGTTGGAACAGGCAGTCATGTCAGAAGAAGAGGATCAAGGAAGTGAGCGTTTCGCAGCAGATTCAACCCTGACTTCCCAAAATGCAGTTCCACCAAATGCAACACAGGAACctccaaagaaaataattgatGATGTGTCCTTATTAAAATCAAAAGATGTTTCTGAGCATATGACTTtctcagaagaaaagaaggaaagcacTGGATTGTATTCCCCAAATGTGGCCTCTGTTTCTGAACATTCTCTCCCACCATCCACAGCTGAGCAGACTTCTGAATGCCAAGGCCCACTGTTTCCAACCCCTACACTAGAACAAGCAGTGATGTCAGAAGAAAAGGATCTAAGAAGTGAGCGTTTCGCAGCAGATTCAACCCTGACTTCCCAAAATGCAGTCCCAACAAATGTAACACAGGAATccccaaagaaaataattgatGATGTGTCTCCATTAAAATCAAAAGGTATTTCTGAGCACATGATTTtgtcagaagaaaaggaagacactGGATTGTATTCCCCAAATGTGGCCTCTGTCTCTGAACACTCTCTCCCACCATCCACAGCTGAGCAGACTTCTGGATGCCAGGCCCCATCATTTGCAGCCACCGCATCTGAGCATGTGGTCCTATCAGAGGAGACAGTAGAAATAGAGCGGTACACACCCTCCTCCACCTCGACTTCTGAATTTTCAGTACCACCACATGCAACACTGGAATCACAGGAGGAAGAAATTGTCCACAGATCCCCTTTAAATCTAAAAGGTGCCTCCTCACCTGTGAATTTCTCAGAAGAAGAGCAAGACATTGGACCTTTTTCTCCAGACTCAGCATTTGTGTCAGAATTCTCATTTTCACCCTATGCAACtcaggaagcagagaaaagagaacttGAATGTGATTCTCCAATATGTTTAACATCACCATCTGAGCATACTATTTTgtcagatgaagacactgaggaagTTGAACTTTTTTCTCCAGACTCAGCATCACAAGTTTCAATCCCACCATATAGAAtcccagaaacaaagaaaaatgaatttgagcATGATTCACTGGTAACTAAAATATCAGCTTCTGGATATTCTTGCCCTTCAGAAGCAGATAAAGAAGACCTCATGCCAACTGCTGCCACACCCACACCTGAGCACCTTGGTTCATCACAGAAGCAACAAGCCAAAACTTCTCCTTCAATGTCTGCTTCTAAAGATTTGATTTCACCATCTTCAACAAataaaagagagatcacagaagtTGAGCCAGATGCTCAAACAATCTCAACATCTATATCTGAATATCTCATTTTGACACAGCAGCAGAGAACTCAAGCATTTTCAGAACCTGAGTCTGAAGACTTGATTTCACCATATTCAACcagtgaaacagagaagggagaaatcCAGACTAGTTCATCAGTAGCTGCAACACCTGTTTTTTCACCTGCACAATCATTTATGGCAAAGGAAGATGCCAAACCTGTTTTGCATTCATCTCAATATTCAGCTTCACCTGATTCAGTCCATGAAtttcagaaagaacaagaagccaAAGCATCACTCACTCCAAAAGCTGCAAATGAACAGATGGCTTtgttaaaagttaaaagtaaGGAAGAAACTGTGCCTGATTCTCAAGAAGCTACAGCACATGTATTACGGGATCAAGAAATGGAGCTTCAGCCTCCAAATGTTCTAGGGTCTGGGATGAAATATTCAGTTCTGCCTGACTTGGTAGATGAGCCAAAGAAGGATGTGAAACCCAATTTAGCTCCAACTGTGACATCTGAACTAGAACAGAGAATGTTGTCAGAGAAGGAGCCTGAAGTAATAAAACCATATTCACCTCTAAAGGACACATCTTTATCTGGACCTGAGATCTTATCAGCAGTAAAAATGCAAGTGAAACACGACTCTGAAATAGCTGGTACACCTAGAGTGTTGCATTCAGTTCCATCAGGAGTGCAAGAGGAAGCTAAACATGGACCACCTGCCCcagaattttcaaaagaaataaagaaagaaatcgcACCCAGTTGTTCAATAACCACAACATCTATAACTAAGCATGATTCAAGCTTACCCAAGTCAGGTAAAGAAGAAACTCCAACAGGTTTATCTTTCACCACCCCTATAGAACACCCAGTCTTaacaaaagtagaaaagaatgagttaggaagtggcTTTCCATCACTGGTGACATGTATAGATGACCATTCacttcttaaagaagaaaagatagcAAGGAAAACTAGTTTTCCCACTGAAACTGCTGCATCTGAACATCCAGCTTggtcagaagaggagaaagaaattaaatttgattcGCCTGCAAGAATATCCTCTTTATCAGAGCATTCTTTGTCCAAGGTAGAAACTGAAGAAATTAAACCTGGGTTGCCAATAACCAAAGCCTCATTGTCTCAGCATTCAGATGTATCTAAGGAAGAGAGGGTGGAAAATGAACAAGATCGTTCCTTTTTTACAGTCCTTGACTCTGAACAACTGGTTTTATCACAGAAAAAGACTTCTGTGTCTGCCTCAGAGGAATCAGGGCCTGAACGTGTCCTTTTGCTCAACCAAGGTGGTGaggtgaagaagaaagaaactgaacttCCTTCCTCACCAAGCGTGTCATCTGCACCCAAACATATAGttccaaaagacaaaaataaggaaattggaAGTTCTTCTCCTGAGTTGGAAAATTTAGTGTCAGCAGACTTAACTCTGACCCCCAGAGGTAAGAACAGAGAGATAGGAGAGCCATCTTCTACAGCTCAGGAAGATTTCCTGTCAGAAAGACAAGATCTTGCTCTGGCAGAGCTTTCATTGAAActtgaaaagaaagacaaaccacaCCAAGTATCAGAATTACCAAGCACTGCGTCAGAATTCACTCGTAGTTTAGGCGAGCAAGATGGATCCAtagatgcaaaacaaacaaaatctcccATAACCAAAACAGGAGATTCTGTCTCTGAAATTTCAGAGGTTTCATCATGCCTAAGGGAGGAACCTCAGATTCAAGAAATTAAATCTTTCTCTCCCAAggtagtcagcttaaggtcaaaAGAAACATTGATGCATCTAGTTGAAGGAGACAGCCTCGAAGAACCTCAGCCACATACCttttctttaaaaggattatCAGAGAAGTTGAACCATTCGGCTGACATTAAGATAggaggaaaacaagaaataagcCCATTACTATCAACAGGAAATTTGAAGACACAAGTGATAGGAGACATTGAAAGGAAACTAAGTGAAGAAACAGATCAACCAGATTCATTCCGTGTGCCCCAGAGTGTAACAGAACCATCAAAGATGGTTTCTTCTGACCTTGTGGAACAAGAGAAGCCCGAAAAAACACTTCATTCAGATCAAGCTGTTAAGTTACCTGATGTAAGTGGGTCTTTTGCAGATAAACAAGGTCTAGGTGTTAAacaattttcatttctgaaagagaGTTTGCCTTTGGAAGAATCAAAATCATTTATCACAACTGAGCTTGCAGAcattaaagaaacacaaatgcAAGAGGCTCTTTTTGTTCCCAAGAATGAAAGCTGGATGTTGGAAAAGCCAGAAAGGGATCTGGCAAGTCAGCAGGAAGAAGGAATACTGGAATCTGTGGAGCTGGGTTCCTCCGGCAGTAATGATTTGAAGACAGGGCATCTCAAGGCCGCTCTGCTGGATAAAGACCATACATGTGAAACCAGAAAGCAGCTTCTGCCACATTCTGCAGAAGAATCTCCTTTATCATTAGGAAAGCCAGTATGTACTCTCAGTACCTCCAGTGGTGACATAGAGACCTTATCAACTAAAACTTACTCTTCTGAAGAAACAAAGCTGGCTCCCAAACCAAAATCTTTAGTTCCAACTAGAAATGTAGAGATAAATgaagcagaggagaagcagattctcccttCTGTGGGGAGTGAAAGTTTGATACTGGAGAAAGCAACCCCAGACTCTTCAAGACCTTGCAAAGAAGGCAGCCAGGAAGAAAtcaaaccactttctgaaagaatcCATCAGAAACCAGTGTCTGATCCATCAGTGGGAGAGATCAAATCAGAAACTATTCCCTCTCCCACCAAAGCAGCCCAGTTCCTGGCAGAAGATGCAGAACCTGCGTTgggcaaagaaaaagaagcacacAGGAGTATATCTCCTTTACCTCGAGAGAAGCCATTAGAAGAAGCAAAAGTCCTTCAGTCAAAGGTCGTAGATGATGTTAATAAGAGAGGGAAGCCAGCATCTGAGGTGAAAATATCCACACCAATAGAACCCCTCTCCTCAatgcaagaaaatgaagaatCTCAACTTGCAGAGCCACTTGAGGTGACACAAAAGTTGCCTAAGCAACAGAAGGTGGTTGAGCCAGGCCTTtctgaggagaaagggaagaaaggaatatTATCTTTCACATCATGGATGTCCAGTTTGTTTTTTGGATCAAGCACTCCAGAGAAGAAAGTTGCTGAAAAAGATTTAGAAGCTCAACCAAGTCCATCTGTAGAAAAATCATCACCTGTGACAGGGTCTGAAAGAACAGCTTCAGCTGACTCTAATGCAACCGAGAAAGCAGCTGATCGTCTGTTACCTGAGGCAAAACTTAAAACTGCTGAAAAATCCAGAGGTACTTCAGTTAAATCTGGTGAAGGCCAAgagtttgaagaagaaaaacccaCATCTTTATCAAATGTAGAAAttttacaacagccaaaatcCAACTCTGAGGTGTCTAGTGAAGattataggaaaaaagaaattctagacTATTCAGAGGAAATGGACCTAAACTCAGTAGTTGCTTCTGCTGATGGTGAGAAACATCTTGAAATTCAATCTTATCCTCCCATGGGTGAGAAATCCATTGTGGAAGAAGTGCAAAATGCTGTTCCTCTTCATATCACTGATAGTAAAAGAGCCCAGAAGCCAGAAATTTCTGATCCATCTAAATGGAATGTTTCTACTCTTAAGAAGGAGCCAAGAAGtgatcaaagagaaaaattactCTTTTCATTTGATGCAGTAGATAAGGTGCCACAACAGCCAAAATCAGCTTCATCTGGCTTCACAAGTAAAAATATCACAGAGGAATCAGAGAAGCCAGAGACAATAATTTTGCCAGTAGAAGAATCTAAATGCAGTCTAATTGATCTGAGTGAAGAcagactgaagaaagaaatgctaaaacCTACTTCCTTGAAAACTTCTGAAGAGGAAACAAAACTCAGGCCTGTTAGCCCAACTGAGGAGAAAGGTGACTTGATAACCAGATCATATTCTGTGGCAGAAAAGAAGGTGCTGGCTGAAAAGCAAGAAACTGTGGCCCCATTAGAATTTAGAGATAATGAACTAGGGAAGGCACAAACTATTAAATTGGAAGAATCAAAAGCAGTAGCTGTGTTGCAGCAAGTCTCCCAAAATGAAGAGCACACAGAAAGATATACAAtaatgaagcaggagaaagaagaaaaaccaaaccagTCACAGGTATTTCCAGACGGAAAGCAGCAGCAAGAAATACAGCCTT
Proteins encoded in this region:
- the CMYA5 gene encoding cardiomyopathy-associated protein 5 codes for the protein MASTDSTYAAESPLGSDGDEEAPRRLESDEESESEEDETAAESEEEPDARLSDQDEEGKTKQKCIISDPSFSMVTVQREDSGITWETNSSRSSTPWASEESQTSGVCSLEGSTMNSPPGNVSFIVDEVKKARKRMPKSKRGSPSLRRKGNKKRNSLESQDVPANTKDNPLISESQVLSTQKEKSFAGIYDKTRKKKTTSNTPPITGAIYKEHKPLVLRPVYIGTVQYKIKMFNSVKEELIPLQFYGTLPKGYVIKEIHYRKGKEASISLEPDMSNRDSNIVSQTGRLVGQSIEDDKVKQLASPWKAAFSKGSESLISSFRHEDEKKIYVDSPQKATSGTNHIASSFASNDTAEQEIQLSPPESVPQQPGDEAKLCEMEPSSLTPDTSTPGFLETAKEEFEPDSQEIVTSEHESSVLPPLVDEVKKEDVYSVDHSISLEAEKDSLEIGAPGLAASIEEDFGPEMEELDLTSPERAEPVSEQQNPPHLDIKGMEEENVPEPTISLSESLVLDEPKKEVETSLPRAATPEPKDSNLAEEEVIELEYPESPSISKKPFSPYLAPEVEQKEEILLPSLKTSTRSDHVTSSEEEREENESVSTDSAFVSEYSVPQDLNHELEKQEVELVSQSTIKGISEHPIFSEEENEEFEPLASASERSLSPSTTEQTSECQSPLFSAALSESIGLSGEEASESGCYTPDSISASEYLTPSQATKESPMKTVDHKSPLKSKGVSEHVIPSEEKEDTGPYSLDVASASERSFSPSAAEQTSECQAPLFSTAMLEQAVMSEEEDQGSERFAADSTLTSQNAVPPNATQEPPKKIIDDVSLLKSKDVSEHMTFSEEKKESTGLYSPNVASVSEHSLPPSTAEQTSECQGPLFPTPTLEQAVMSEEKDLRSERFAADSTLTSQNAVPTNVTQESPKKIIDDVSPLKSKGISEHMILSEEKEDTGLYSPNVASVSEHSLPPSTAEQTSGCQAPSFAATASEHVVLSEETVEIERYTPSSTSTSEFSVPPHATLESQEEEIVHRSPLNLKGASSPVNFSEEEQDIGPFSPDSAFVSEFSFSPYATQEAEKRELECDSPICLTSPSEHTILSDEDTEEVELFSPDSASQVSIPPYRIPETKKNEFEHDSLVTKISASGYSCPSEADKEDLMPTAATPTPEHLGSSQKQQAKTSPSMSASKDLISPSSTNKREITEVEPDAQTISTSISEYLILTQQQRTQAFSEPESEDLISPYSTSETEKGEIQTSSSVAATPVFSPAQSFMAKEDAKPVLHSSQYSASPDSVHEFQKEQEAKASLTPKAANEQMALLKVKSKEETVPDSQEATAHVLRDQEMELQPPNVLGSGMKYSVLPDLVDEPKKDVKPNLAPTVTSELEQRMLSEKEPEVIKPYSPLKDTSLSGPEILSAVKMQVKHDSEIAGTPRVLHSVPSGVQEEAKHGPPAPEFSKEIKKEIAPSCSITTTSITKHDSSLPKSGKEETPTGLSFTTPIEHPVLTKVEKNELGSGFPSLVTCIDDHSLLKEEKIARKTSFPTETAASEHPAWSEEEKEIKFDSPARISSLSEHSLSKVETEEIKPGLPITKASLSQHSDVSKEERVENEQDRSFFTVLDSEQLVLSQKKTSVSASEESGPERVLLLNQGGEVKKKETELPSSPSVSSAPKHIVPKDKNKEIGSSSPELENLVSADLTLTPRGKNREIGEPSSTAQEDFLSERQDLALAELSLKLEKKDKPHQVSELPSTASEFTRSLGEQDGSIDAKQTKSPITKTGDSVSEISEVSSCLREEPQIQEIKSFSPKVVSLRSKETLMHLVEGDSLEEPQPHTFSLKGLSEKLNHSADIKIGGKQEISPLLSTGNLKTQVIGDIERKLSEETDQPDSFRVPQSVTEPSKMVSSDLVEQEKPEKTLHSDQAVKLPDVSGSFADKQGLGVKQFSFLKESLPLEESKSFITTELADIKETQMQEALFVPKNESWMLEKPERDLASQQEEGILESVELGSSGSNDLKTGHLKAALLDKDHTCETRKQLLPHSAEESPLSLGKPVCTLSTSSGDIETLSTKTYSSEETKLAPKPKSLVPTRNVEINEAEEKQILPSVGSESLILEKATPDSSRPCKEGSQEEIKPLSERIHQKPVSDPSVGEIKSETIPSPTKAAQFLAEDAEPALGKEKEAHRSISPLPREKPLEEAKVLQSKVVDDVNKRGKPASEVKISTPIEPLSSMQENEESQLAEPLEVTQKLPKQQKVVEPGLSEEKGKKGILSFTSWMSSLFFGSSTPEKKVAEKDLEAQPSPSVEKSSPVTGSERTASADSNATEKAADRLLPEAKLKTAEKSRGTSVKSGEGQEFEEEKPTSLSNVEILQQPKSNSEVSSEDYRKKEILDYSEEMDLNSVVASADGEKHLEIQSYPPMGEKSIVEEVQNAVPLHITDSKRAQKPEISDPSKWNVSTLKKEPRSDQREKLLFSFDAVDKVPQQPKSASSGFTSKNITEESEKPETIILPVEESKCSLIDLSEDRLKKEMLKPTSLKTSEEETKLRPVSPTEEKGDLITRSYSVAEKKVLAEKQETVAPLEFRDNELGKAQTIKLEESKAVAVLQQVSQNEEHTERYTIMKQEKEEKPNQSQVFPDGKQQQEIQPYSVNVVRSKPEESDISLSPPLDETQPFSLVKTVSVTEKSETMLLEGRPEIREPRAVGVQPHPREESKVLVEKIKMFLPADLPYHDEKDNYSSPREGNLIVEKSSRDMASHNEEKGHVTVAEPSKGGSIDATKESTKQGSPSKESERILDHHFDETKSLETPPYLLSSVKSQTLVSGTSPEINAVKKQEIPWSELTPDRHTVQTIQTSKDLTSEMSKQSVLASKHHMEVVEDTHVSEPHSSASSNYAQFIKNASAINAGRMVPHREISKEPEDTYVKGEDFTVTSKPAGLSEDQKSAFNIISEGCEILNIHASAFISSVDQEESEQMQDKLEYLEEKASFRTISLHDSSEAVPCHKTLKSELEDSDQVISLQENKRKESLNTKREVPTDSETDDFTFNQPTAPSDEDYFEKYTLIDYNISPDPEKQKAPWKLNVEVELPKEVTQDTVSFPERSEEGALEHEYDLVKLDESFYGMEKDYSKSSHPETQKPLGIQQSADRDASKNINRDVDLKSPGMPLFGAEEGVLSPTQIFPTTTKAINPELLEEPPALAFLYKDLYEEAVGEKKKEGETASEGDSVNSEASFPSRNSDTDDGTGIYFEKYILKDDILHGTSVSQKDQGQGLEEKGVGKDDSYKLIAAEGEIWGRFGTVLGEKSLEEEQKATYREEESVCHVETLDIEAMQGKAPITEEVTVVTQKVSYAVPFEDTHHVLERADETNSQNNEAASASPEVNLNVPVQVSFPEEEFASGVTCVQETLQEESKIMVPSEPSEDRLRSSPVQDEYEFAESLNYEMVAQDTLSEELYSESTPEDVLSQGKESFEHVSENEFVSEVEQSMSVEQKELGGEKAEQEQLLSESATEKEQKEPKKSQIDTYCYTCRNPISAVDQMFGMHKDHEVATLDTAINAVKVQLAEFLDNLQEKSLRIEAFVSEIESFFNTIEENCSKNEKKLEEQNEEMMKKVLAQYDEKTQSFEEVKKRKMEFLHDQMVRFLQSMDTAKDTLESIVREAEELDETVFLTSFEEINERLLSAMESTASLEKMPAAFSLFEHYDDSSARSDQMLKQVAVPQPPRLEPQEPNSATSTTIAVYWSMNKEDVIDSFQVYCMEEPQDDQEVNDLVEEYRLTVKESYCIFEDLEPDRCYQVWVMAVNFTGCSLPSERAIFRTAPSTPVIRAEDCTVCWNMATIRWRPANPEATETYTLEYCRQHSPEGEGLRSFSGIKGLQLKVNLQPNDNYFFYVRAINAFGASEQSEAALISTRGTRFLLLRETAHPALQISSDGTVISFTERRRLTEIPSVLGEELPACGQHYWETTVTDCPAYRLGICSHSAVQAGTLGHGETSWYMHCSGPQRYTFFYSGIVSDVHVTERPARVGILLDYNNQRLLFINAESGQLLFIIRHRFNEGVHPAFALEKPGKCTLHLGIEPPDSTRHK